One genomic region from Sphingobacterium multivorum encodes:
- the odhB gene encoding 2-oxoglutarate dehydrogenase complex dihydrolipoyllysine-residue succinyltransferase, translating into MSLEIKVPTVGESITEVTLSQWLKQDGDYVEMDENIAELESDKATFELPAEKAGILRIIAQEGDTLEIGAVVCTIEEGAAPAGGSAPAAAPAAEASNAAPVAAAAAKDEDPDSYAAGTASPAAAKILREKGIDPATIKGTGKEGRITKEDAEKAQPVAKAAAAGAKPAPAPAATVAPVAGARNERREKLSSLRKTIAKRLVAVKNETAMLTTFNEVNMQPIMDLRAKYKDTFKEKFGIGLGFMSFFTKAVTTALAEWPAVNARIEDNEIVYSDFADVSIAVSAPKGLVVPVIRNADAMSLEQIEKAIATLAGKARDNKLTIDEMTGGTFTITNGGVFGSMMSTPIINAPQSAILGMHNIIQRPIAENGQVVIRPMMYIALSYDHRIIDGRESVSFLVRVKQLLEDPARLLLGV; encoded by the coding sequence ATGAGCTTAGAAATTAAAGTACCAACCGTAGGTGAATCAATCACGGAGGTAACCTTATCACAATGGTTGAAACAAGATGGCGATTATGTGGAGATGGATGAAAACATCGCCGAACTGGAATCAGACAAAGCAACGTTTGAATTACCAGCTGAAAAAGCGGGTATCTTAAGAATCATTGCACAAGAAGGTGATACTTTAGAAATCGGTGCCGTTGTTTGTACAATTGAAGAAGGCGCTGCTCCTGCCGGTGGTTCAGCTCCAGCTGCTGCCCCTGCTGCAGAAGCGTCAAATGCAGCTCCAGTTGCGGCTGCCGCTGCAAAAGATGAAGATCCAGATAGCTATGCTGCTGGTACAGCTTCTCCTGCTGCTGCAAAAATCTTAAGAGAAAAAGGAATTGATCCTGCTACAATAAAAGGAACAGGTAAAGAAGGTCGCATCACAAAAGAAGATGCTGAAAAAGCTCAACCTGTTGCTAAAGCTGCTGCAGCAGGAGCAAAACCTGCTCCTGCTCCTGCTGCGACAGTTGCTCCGGTAGCGGGTGCAAGAAACGAACGTCGTGAGAAATTATCTTCATTACGTAAAACAATCGCGAAACGCCTAGTTGCCGTTAAAAATGAAACGGCTATGTTGACAACATTCAATGAAGTCAATATGCAGCCGATCATGGATCTACGTGCTAAATATAAAGACACCTTTAAAGAGAAATTTGGAATCGGTCTTGGCTTTATGTCATTCTTTACAAAAGCAGTAACAACTGCATTGGCTGAATGGCCGGCCGTAAATGCCCGTATCGAAGATAACGAGATTGTATATTCTGATTTTGCAGACGTTTCAATCGCAGTTTCTGCACCTAAAGGTTTGGTTGTTCCGGTTATCCGTAATGCTGATGCCATGTCATTGGAGCAAATTGAAAAAGCAATTGCTACATTGGCAGGTAAAGCCCGTGACAACAAATTAACGATTGACGAGATGACTGGTGGTACATTTACGATTACCAACGGTGGTGTATTCGGATCAATGATGTCTACACCGATCATCAATGCACCACAATCTGCAATCCTGGGTATGCACAACATCATCCAACGTCCTATTGCTGAAAATGGCCAAGTGGTGATCCGTCCAATGATGTACATTGCGCTTTCTTATGATCACCGTATCATCGATGGTCGTGAATCAGTAAGCTTCTTGGTTCGTGTAAAACAATTATTGGAAGATCCAGCTCGTTTATTGTTGGGTGTTTAA